In the Brassica napus cultivar Da-Ae chromosome A7, Da-Ae, whole genome shotgun sequence genome, one interval contains:
- the LOC106352655 gene encoding probable LRR receptor-like serine/threonine-protein kinase At1g29720 isoform X4, translating to MSIIFSIFILLFVIITCFLTTLSTSAASQSLHPDELNALKEIATTLGIKRLNLSAGDPCKIRTLMIIQEKQDVLLNSAKNNSIVCDCSFNNNMTCHIKVIELKTLSLPGKLPPQLAKLPYLQKIDLCLNYLSGTIPMEWASLRYLTSISVCANRLTGNLPRGLENFKNLIYLSVEANQFSGTIPDELGNMTSLTTLHLASNYFTGSLPSSLGRLVNLEDVRVCDNNFTGVIPEFIGNWSRLRKLHLYASGLKGPIPDEVARLENLTELSISDTTGINSFPYISSSAIKNLILRNVSLSGSIPSYIWNKTDLNTLDLSFNKLTGEVEAVKAPKNTYLTGNMLSGNISAGVFLNDDKSNIDLSYNNLSLPSSCQEKSDINTYRSSNWKDNLSGMLPCAGPIKCLGYQKSLHINCGGESVNIKNSLGKINYQADNIEPTASTNQHSINWGVSNTGDFTDDGNDDDTYIISTDSPLPGEYSDLYKTARRSALSLVYYAFCLENGTYNVNLHFMEIQFTEELYMSLGRRIFDVYVQGKLFLRDFNIKEEANGTMKPIVQELKDVNVTNHVLEIRLYWAGKGTTLIPNRGYYGPLISAISLCHSQERRCGVEKTKHHTNYPMISGAIGGLVAILLLALGIYAARKRYIEDKSTKERAQGLQTNCFTWRQLQAATNNFDQANKLGEGGFGSVFKGELSNGTIIAVKQLSSESSQGNREFVNEIGMISGLNHPNLVKLYGCCVEKNQLLLVYEYMEKNSLALALFGKSSHKLNWSTRQKICVGIARGLEFLHHGSTIKMVHRDIKTTNVLLDTDFNAKISDFGLARLHDGEHSHISTKVAGTIGYMAPEYALRGHLTEKVDVYSFGIVAMEIVSGRSTVKKKGSADDVPLINWALTLEKRGDIMEVIDPILEGDFKSEEAVRMIKVALLCTNSTLSLRPTMSEAVQMLEGDLKITSVMPDHGLYGHNLSISKLMDIDTTTHGSSSTTTGTTDLEMKSSVSSYDLYPLNPESTILNS from the exons ATGTCGATCATCTTCTCAATTTTTATTCTCTTATTCGTCATCATTACATGCTTCCTCACAACTCTATCAACATCGGCCGCTTCGCAATCTCTTCATCCAGATGAAT TGAACGCACTAAAGGAGATAGCTACTACACTTGGTATCAAAAGATTGAACTTGAGTGCTGGAGATCCTTGCAAAATACGAACTCTAATGATCATACAAGAAAAACAGGACGTTTTATTGAATTCCGCTAAAAATAACAGCATTGTCTGTGATTGTAGCTTCAACAACAACATGACTTGTCATATTAAAGTCAT AGAACTCAAGACCCTTAGTCTTCCAGGGAAACTTCCACCCCAGTTGGCCAAGCTCCCATACCTCCAAAAGAT CGATCTGTGCCTAAACTACCTCTCGGGTACAATTCCAATGGAGTGGGCTTCATTGCGATACCTCACTTCAAT CTCGGTCTGCGCTAATCGTTTGACTGGGAATTTACCACGTGGGTTGGAAAACTTCAAGAATCTGATATACTT ATCTGTTGAAGCAAACCAGTTCTCCGGCACCATTCCTGATGAGCTCGGTAATATGACCAGCCTAACCACATT GCATCTTGCGTCCAATTATTTTACGGGAAGCCTTCCTAGCAGTCTCGGTAGACTAGTAAACCTTGAAGACGT TAGGGTATGTGATAATAATTTTACCGGAGTCATCCCAGAATTTATAGGCAACTGGTCTCGGCTCAGAAAGCT ACATCTATATGCTAGTGGACTGAAAGGACCTATTCCTGATGAAGTGGCCCGCCTAGAAAATCTTACTGAACT GAGTATTAGTGATACGACTGGGATAAACTCCTTTCCATATATATCGAGCAGCGCCATTAAAAACCT GATCTTGAGGAATGTGAGTTTGTCTGGTTCTATCCCTTCTTACATCTGGAATAAGACAGACTTAAACACTTT AGATTTATCGTTTAACAAGTTGACTGGTGAAGTTGAAGCAGTAAAAGCACCCAAAAATAC CTATTTGACTGGCAATATGCTATCGGGAAACATCAGTGCTGGTGTTTTCCTAAACGACGATAAATCTAATAT TGATCTCTCTTACAACAATTTATCGTTGCCATCTAGCTGCCAAGAAAAGAG TGACATTAACACATACCGGAGCTCGAACTGGAAAGATAATTT AAGTGGGATGCTTCCATGCGCTGGTCCAATCAAGTGTCTGGGCT ATCAAAAATCATTACATATTAACTGTGGTGGCGAAAGTGTGAATATAAAAAACTCTCTGGGTAAAATCAATTATCAAGCTGATAACATTGAGCCTACCGCCTCAACAAATCAGCACTCGATTAACTGGGGAGTCAGCAACACAGGTGACTTTACCGATGATGGAAACGATGATGACACGTACATCATTTCAACTGATTCACCATTACCTGGAGAATATTCTGATCTTTATAAGACTGCACGTAGATCTGCCCTCTCTCTTGTTTATTATGCATTTTGCCTGGAAAATGGAACCTACAATGTAAACCTCCATTTCATGGAGATTCAGTTTACAGAAGAGCTATACATGAGTCTAGGTAGGCGCATATTTGATGTCTACGTCCAG GGAAAATTGTTCTTAAGAGATTTTAACATCAAAGAGGAGGCTAATGGGACTATGAAGCCTATAGTTCAAGAATTGAAAGATGTTAATGTGACCAATCATGTGTTAGAGATTCGCTTGTATTGGGCCGGGAAAGGGACAACCCTCATTCCCAACAGAGGATATTATGGTCCTCTTATCTCTGCAATTTCGTTGTGTCACA GCCAGGAGCGACGATGTGGAG TGGAGAAAACAAAACATCATACTAATTATCCCATGATTTCGGGGGCAATAGGTGGCTTGGTAGCAATTCTTCTCTTGGCTTTGGGGATATATGCAGCTCGAAAAAGATACATAGAAGACAAGAGCACAAAAGAAAGAG CTCAGGGTCTACAAACGAATTGTTTTACCTGGAGGCAACTACAAGCTGCAACAAACAATTTTGACCAAGCTAATAAACTTGGAGAAGGGGGTTTCGGATCCGTATtcaaa GGAGAACTATCAAATGGAACTATCATAGCAGTCAAGCAGCTTTCTTCTGAGTCATCCCAAGGAAATCGCGAATTTGTTAATGAGATTGGCATGATTTCAGGTCTGAATCATCCAAACCTTGTCAAGCTATATGGATGTTGTGTTGAGAAGAATCAGTTGCTTCTCGTATACGAGTACATGGAAAAGAACTCCCTTGCTCTTGCgctttttg GAAAGAGCTCCCATAAATTGAACTGGTCAACAAGACAAAAGATATGTGTTGGAATTGCAAGAGGCCTTGAGTTCCTCCACCACGGATCTACGATCAAGATGGTTCACCGTGACATAAAAACCACTAATGTGCTTCTAGACACTGACTTTAATGCAAAGATATCCGATTTTGGATTGGCTAGGCTCCATGACGGAGAACACAGTCACATTAGCACCAAAGTTGCTGGAACTAT CGGATATATGGCTCCTGAGTATGCACTACGGGGTCATTTAACAGAGAAAGTAGATGTGTACAGCTTTGGTATTGTGGCAATGGAGATTGTTAGTGGGAGGAGTActgtgaagaagaaaggaagtGCTGATGACGTCCCGCTTATAAATTGG GCGCTGACACTGGAAAAGAGAGGAGACATAATGGAGGTCATTGATCCGATCCTCGAAGGTGATTTCAAAAGCGAAGAAGCAGTGAGAATGATCAAAGTTGCTCTCCTTTGCACAAATTCAACTCTTTCACTAAGGCCAACAATGTCAGAGGCCGTGCAAATGCTTGAGGGAGATCTCAAAATAACAAGTGTTATGCCAGATCATGGTTTATATGGACATAACTTGAGCATCTCAAAACTGATGGATATAGATACTACGACACATGGTAGTTCGAGCACTACAACTGGTACGACTGATTTAGAAATGAAATCCTCTGTGTCTAGTTATGATCTTTATCCATTAAACCCTGAATCCACCATCCTTAATTCCTAA
- the LOC106352655 gene encoding probable LRR receptor-like serine/threonine-protein kinase At1g29720 isoform X1, giving the protein MSIIFSIFILLFVIITCFLTTLSTSAASQSLHPDELNALKEIATTLGIKRLNLSAGDPCKIRTLMIIQEKQDVLLNSAKNNSIVCDCSFNNNMTCHIKVIELKTLSLPGKLPPQLAKLPYLQKIDLCLNYLSGTIPMEWASLRYLTSISVCANRLTGNLPRGLENFKNLIYLSVEANQFSGTIPDELGNMTSLTTLHLASNYFTGSLPSSLGRLVNLEDVRVCDNNFTGVIPEFIGNWSRLRKLRHLYASGLKGPIPDEVARLENLTELSISDTTGINSFPYISSSAIKNLILRNVSLSGSIPSYIWNKTDLNTFLRRDLSFNKLTGEVEAVKAPKNTYLTGNMLSGNISAGVFLNDDKSNIDLSYNNLSLPSSCQEKSDINTYRSSNWKDNLSGMLPCAGPIKCLGYQKSLHINCGGESVNIKNSLGKINYQADNIEPTASTNQHSINWGVSNTGDFTDDGNDDDTYIISTDSPLPGEYSDLYKTARRSALSLVYYAFCLENGTYNVNLHFMEIQFTEELYMSLGRRIFDVYVQGKLFLRDFNIKEEANGTMKPIVQELKDVNVTNHVLEIRLYWAGKGTTLIPNRGYYGPLISAISLCHSQERRCGVEKTKHHTNYPMISGAIGGLVAILLLALGIYAARKRYIEDKSTKERAQGLQTNCFTWRQLQAATNNFDQANKLGEGGFGSVFKGELSNGTIIAVKQLSSESSQGNREFVNEIGMISGLNHPNLVKLYGCCVEKNQLLLVYEYMEKNSLALALFGKSSHKLNWSTRQKICVGIARGLEFLHHGSTIKMVHRDIKTTNVLLDTDFNAKISDFGLARLHDGEHSHISTKVAGTIGYMAPEYALRGHLTEKVDVYSFGIVAMEIVSGRSTVKKKGSADDVPLINWALTLEKRGDIMEVIDPILEGDFKSEEAVRMIKVALLCTNSTLSLRPTMSEAVQMLEGDLKITSVMPDHGLYGHNLSISKLMDIDTTTHGSSSTTTGTTDLEMKSSVSSYDLYPLNPESTILNS; this is encoded by the exons ATGTCGATCATCTTCTCAATTTTTATTCTCTTATTCGTCATCATTACATGCTTCCTCACAACTCTATCAACATCGGCCGCTTCGCAATCTCTTCATCCAGATGAAT TGAACGCACTAAAGGAGATAGCTACTACACTTGGTATCAAAAGATTGAACTTGAGTGCTGGAGATCCTTGCAAAATACGAACTCTAATGATCATACAAGAAAAACAGGACGTTTTATTGAATTCCGCTAAAAATAACAGCATTGTCTGTGATTGTAGCTTCAACAACAACATGACTTGTCATATTAAAGTCAT AGAACTCAAGACCCTTAGTCTTCCAGGGAAACTTCCACCCCAGTTGGCCAAGCTCCCATACCTCCAAAAGAT CGATCTGTGCCTAAACTACCTCTCGGGTACAATTCCAATGGAGTGGGCTTCATTGCGATACCTCACTTCAAT CTCGGTCTGCGCTAATCGTTTGACTGGGAATTTACCACGTGGGTTGGAAAACTTCAAGAATCTGATATACTT ATCTGTTGAAGCAAACCAGTTCTCCGGCACCATTCCTGATGAGCTCGGTAATATGACCAGCCTAACCACATT GCATCTTGCGTCCAATTATTTTACGGGAAGCCTTCCTAGCAGTCTCGGTAGACTAGTAAACCTTGAAGACGT TAGGGTATGTGATAATAATTTTACCGGAGTCATCCCAGAATTTATAGGCAACTGGTCTCGGCTCAGAAAGCT CAGACATCTATATGCTAGTGGACTGAAAGGACCTATTCCTGATGAAGTGGCCCGCCTAGAAAATCTTACTGAACT GAGTATTAGTGATACGACTGGGATAAACTCCTTTCCATATATATCGAGCAGCGCCATTAAAAACCT GATCTTGAGGAATGTGAGTTTGTCTGGTTCTATCCCTTCTTACATCTGGAATAAGACAGACTTAAACACTTT TTTGCGCAGAGATTTATCGTTTAACAAGTTGACTGGTGAAGTTGAAGCAGTAAAAGCACCCAAAAATAC CTATTTGACTGGCAATATGCTATCGGGAAACATCAGTGCTGGTGTTTTCCTAAACGACGATAAATCTAATAT TGATCTCTCTTACAACAATTTATCGTTGCCATCTAGCTGCCAAGAAAAGAG TGACATTAACACATACCGGAGCTCGAACTGGAAAGATAATTT AAGTGGGATGCTTCCATGCGCTGGTCCAATCAAGTGTCTGGGCT ATCAAAAATCATTACATATTAACTGTGGTGGCGAAAGTGTGAATATAAAAAACTCTCTGGGTAAAATCAATTATCAAGCTGATAACATTGAGCCTACCGCCTCAACAAATCAGCACTCGATTAACTGGGGAGTCAGCAACACAGGTGACTTTACCGATGATGGAAACGATGATGACACGTACATCATTTCAACTGATTCACCATTACCTGGAGAATATTCTGATCTTTATAAGACTGCACGTAGATCTGCCCTCTCTCTTGTTTATTATGCATTTTGCCTGGAAAATGGAACCTACAATGTAAACCTCCATTTCATGGAGATTCAGTTTACAGAAGAGCTATACATGAGTCTAGGTAGGCGCATATTTGATGTCTACGTCCAG GGAAAATTGTTCTTAAGAGATTTTAACATCAAAGAGGAGGCTAATGGGACTATGAAGCCTATAGTTCAAGAATTGAAAGATGTTAATGTGACCAATCATGTGTTAGAGATTCGCTTGTATTGGGCCGGGAAAGGGACAACCCTCATTCCCAACAGAGGATATTATGGTCCTCTTATCTCTGCAATTTCGTTGTGTCACA GCCAGGAGCGACGATGTGGAG TGGAGAAAACAAAACATCATACTAATTATCCCATGATTTCGGGGGCAATAGGTGGCTTGGTAGCAATTCTTCTCTTGGCTTTGGGGATATATGCAGCTCGAAAAAGATACATAGAAGACAAGAGCACAAAAGAAAGAG CTCAGGGTCTACAAACGAATTGTTTTACCTGGAGGCAACTACAAGCTGCAACAAACAATTTTGACCAAGCTAATAAACTTGGAGAAGGGGGTTTCGGATCCGTATtcaaa GGAGAACTATCAAATGGAACTATCATAGCAGTCAAGCAGCTTTCTTCTGAGTCATCCCAAGGAAATCGCGAATTTGTTAATGAGATTGGCATGATTTCAGGTCTGAATCATCCAAACCTTGTCAAGCTATATGGATGTTGTGTTGAGAAGAATCAGTTGCTTCTCGTATACGAGTACATGGAAAAGAACTCCCTTGCTCTTGCgctttttg GAAAGAGCTCCCATAAATTGAACTGGTCAACAAGACAAAAGATATGTGTTGGAATTGCAAGAGGCCTTGAGTTCCTCCACCACGGATCTACGATCAAGATGGTTCACCGTGACATAAAAACCACTAATGTGCTTCTAGACACTGACTTTAATGCAAAGATATCCGATTTTGGATTGGCTAGGCTCCATGACGGAGAACACAGTCACATTAGCACCAAAGTTGCTGGAACTAT CGGATATATGGCTCCTGAGTATGCACTACGGGGTCATTTAACAGAGAAAGTAGATGTGTACAGCTTTGGTATTGTGGCAATGGAGATTGTTAGTGGGAGGAGTActgtgaagaagaaaggaagtGCTGATGACGTCCCGCTTATAAATTGG GCGCTGACACTGGAAAAGAGAGGAGACATAATGGAGGTCATTGATCCGATCCTCGAAGGTGATTTCAAAAGCGAAGAAGCAGTGAGAATGATCAAAGTTGCTCTCCTTTGCACAAATTCAACTCTTTCACTAAGGCCAACAATGTCAGAGGCCGTGCAAATGCTTGAGGGAGATCTCAAAATAACAAGTGTTATGCCAGATCATGGTTTATATGGACATAACTTGAGCATCTCAAAACTGATGGATATAGATACTACGACACATGGTAGTTCGAGCACTACAACTGGTACGACTGATTTAGAAATGAAATCCTCTGTGTCTAGTTATGATCTTTATCCATTAAACCCTGAATCCACCATCCTTAATTCCTAA
- the LOC106352655 gene encoding probable LRR receptor-like serine/threonine-protein kinase At1g29720 isoform X5, translating into MSIIFSIFILLFVIITCFLTTLSTSAASQSLHPDELNALKEIATTLGIKRLNLSAGDPCKIRTLMIIQEKQDVLLNSAKNNSIVCDCSFNNNMTCHIKVIELKTLSLPGKLPPQLAKLPYLQKIDLCLNYLSGTIPMEWASLRYLTSISVCANRLTGNLPRGLENFKNLIYLSVEANQFSGTIPDELGNMTSLTTLHLASNYFTGSLPSSLGRLVNLEDVRVCDNNFTGVIPEFIGNWSRLRKLRHLYASGLKGPIPDEVARLENLTELSISDTTGINSFPYISSSAIKNLILRNVSLSGSIPSYIWNKTDLNTFLRRDLSFNKLTGEVEAVKAPKNTYLTGNMLSGNISAGVFLNDDKSNIDLSYNNLSLPSSCQEKRSGMLPCAGPIKCLGYQKSLHINCGGESVNIKNSLGKINYQADNIEPTASTNQHSINWGVSNTGDFTDDGNDDDTYIISTDSPLPGEYSDLYKTARRSALSLVYYAFCLENGTYNVNLHFMEIQFTEELYMSLGRRIFDVYVQGKLFLRDFNIKEEANGTMKPIVQELKDVNVTNHVLEIRLYWAGKGTTLIPNRGYYGPLISAISLCHSQERRCGVEKTKHHTNYPMISGAIGGLVAILLLALGIYAARKRYIEDKSTKERAQGLQTNCFTWRQLQAATNNFDQANKLGEGGFGSVFKGELSNGTIIAVKQLSSESSQGNREFVNEIGMISGLNHPNLVKLYGCCVEKNQLLLVYEYMEKNSLALALFGKSSHKLNWSTRQKICVGIARGLEFLHHGSTIKMVHRDIKTTNVLLDTDFNAKISDFGLARLHDGEHSHISTKVAGTIGYMAPEYALRGHLTEKVDVYSFGIVAMEIVSGRSTVKKKGSADDVPLINWALTLEKRGDIMEVIDPILEGDFKSEEAVRMIKVALLCTNSTLSLRPTMSEAVQMLEGDLKITSVMPDHGLYGHNLSISKLMDIDTTTHGSSSTTTGTTDLEMKSSVSSYDLYPLNPESTILNS; encoded by the exons ATGTCGATCATCTTCTCAATTTTTATTCTCTTATTCGTCATCATTACATGCTTCCTCACAACTCTATCAACATCGGCCGCTTCGCAATCTCTTCATCCAGATGAAT TGAACGCACTAAAGGAGATAGCTACTACACTTGGTATCAAAAGATTGAACTTGAGTGCTGGAGATCCTTGCAAAATACGAACTCTAATGATCATACAAGAAAAACAGGACGTTTTATTGAATTCCGCTAAAAATAACAGCATTGTCTGTGATTGTAGCTTCAACAACAACATGACTTGTCATATTAAAGTCAT AGAACTCAAGACCCTTAGTCTTCCAGGGAAACTTCCACCCCAGTTGGCCAAGCTCCCATACCTCCAAAAGAT CGATCTGTGCCTAAACTACCTCTCGGGTACAATTCCAATGGAGTGGGCTTCATTGCGATACCTCACTTCAAT CTCGGTCTGCGCTAATCGTTTGACTGGGAATTTACCACGTGGGTTGGAAAACTTCAAGAATCTGATATACTT ATCTGTTGAAGCAAACCAGTTCTCCGGCACCATTCCTGATGAGCTCGGTAATATGACCAGCCTAACCACATT GCATCTTGCGTCCAATTATTTTACGGGAAGCCTTCCTAGCAGTCTCGGTAGACTAGTAAACCTTGAAGACGT TAGGGTATGTGATAATAATTTTACCGGAGTCATCCCAGAATTTATAGGCAACTGGTCTCGGCTCAGAAAGCT CAGACATCTATATGCTAGTGGACTGAAAGGACCTATTCCTGATGAAGTGGCCCGCCTAGAAAATCTTACTGAACT GAGTATTAGTGATACGACTGGGATAAACTCCTTTCCATATATATCGAGCAGCGCCATTAAAAACCT GATCTTGAGGAATGTGAGTTTGTCTGGTTCTATCCCTTCTTACATCTGGAATAAGACAGACTTAAACACTTT TTTGCGCAGAGATTTATCGTTTAACAAGTTGACTGGTGAAGTTGAAGCAGTAAAAGCACCCAAAAATAC CTATTTGACTGGCAATATGCTATCGGGAAACATCAGTGCTGGTGTTTTCCTAAACGACGATAAATCTAATAT TGATCTCTCTTACAACAATTTATCGTTGCCATCTAGCTGCCAAGAAAAGAG AAGTGGGATGCTTCCATGCGCTGGTCCAATCAAGTGTCTGGGCT ATCAAAAATCATTACATATTAACTGTGGTGGCGAAAGTGTGAATATAAAAAACTCTCTGGGTAAAATCAATTATCAAGCTGATAACATTGAGCCTACCGCCTCAACAAATCAGCACTCGATTAACTGGGGAGTCAGCAACACAGGTGACTTTACCGATGATGGAAACGATGATGACACGTACATCATTTCAACTGATTCACCATTACCTGGAGAATATTCTGATCTTTATAAGACTGCACGTAGATCTGCCCTCTCTCTTGTTTATTATGCATTTTGCCTGGAAAATGGAACCTACAATGTAAACCTCCATTTCATGGAGATTCAGTTTACAGAAGAGCTATACATGAGTCTAGGTAGGCGCATATTTGATGTCTACGTCCAG GGAAAATTGTTCTTAAGAGATTTTAACATCAAAGAGGAGGCTAATGGGACTATGAAGCCTATAGTTCAAGAATTGAAAGATGTTAATGTGACCAATCATGTGTTAGAGATTCGCTTGTATTGGGCCGGGAAAGGGACAACCCTCATTCCCAACAGAGGATATTATGGTCCTCTTATCTCTGCAATTTCGTTGTGTCACA GCCAGGAGCGACGATGTGGAG TGGAGAAAACAAAACATCATACTAATTATCCCATGATTTCGGGGGCAATAGGTGGCTTGGTAGCAATTCTTCTCTTGGCTTTGGGGATATATGCAGCTCGAAAAAGATACATAGAAGACAAGAGCACAAAAGAAAGAG CTCAGGGTCTACAAACGAATTGTTTTACCTGGAGGCAACTACAAGCTGCAACAAACAATTTTGACCAAGCTAATAAACTTGGAGAAGGGGGTTTCGGATCCGTATtcaaa GGAGAACTATCAAATGGAACTATCATAGCAGTCAAGCAGCTTTCTTCTGAGTCATCCCAAGGAAATCGCGAATTTGTTAATGAGATTGGCATGATTTCAGGTCTGAATCATCCAAACCTTGTCAAGCTATATGGATGTTGTGTTGAGAAGAATCAGTTGCTTCTCGTATACGAGTACATGGAAAAGAACTCCCTTGCTCTTGCgctttttg GAAAGAGCTCCCATAAATTGAACTGGTCAACAAGACAAAAGATATGTGTTGGAATTGCAAGAGGCCTTGAGTTCCTCCACCACGGATCTACGATCAAGATGGTTCACCGTGACATAAAAACCACTAATGTGCTTCTAGACACTGACTTTAATGCAAAGATATCCGATTTTGGATTGGCTAGGCTCCATGACGGAGAACACAGTCACATTAGCACCAAAGTTGCTGGAACTAT CGGATATATGGCTCCTGAGTATGCACTACGGGGTCATTTAACAGAGAAAGTAGATGTGTACAGCTTTGGTATTGTGGCAATGGAGATTGTTAGTGGGAGGAGTActgtgaagaagaaaggaagtGCTGATGACGTCCCGCTTATAAATTGG GCGCTGACACTGGAAAAGAGAGGAGACATAATGGAGGTCATTGATCCGATCCTCGAAGGTGATTTCAAAAGCGAAGAAGCAGTGAGAATGATCAAAGTTGCTCTCCTTTGCACAAATTCAACTCTTTCACTAAGGCCAACAATGTCAGAGGCCGTGCAAATGCTTGAGGGAGATCTCAAAATAACAAGTGTTATGCCAGATCATGGTTTATATGGACATAACTTGAGCATCTCAAAACTGATGGATATAGATACTACGACACATGGTAGTTCGAGCACTACAACTGGTACGACTGATTTAGAAATGAAATCCTCTGTGTCTAGTTATGATCTTTATCCATTAAACCCTGAATCCACCATCCTTAATTCCTAA